The proteins below come from a single Parcubacteria group bacterium genomic window:
- a CDS encoding ATP-binding protein has product MTEKDIIKKVKYGLEIASELSDLEFKTASKNIPNDIWRTISAFSNRRGGGLVVFGVSQEKNEITGCMNLDLMQTKLTEYFNDKMSFVLRPEYHVIKIKDKIILAVYIPECPKDYMPCYFKPVGLPNGAYIREGNTSRRITDNEFRTYVATSKEFQFDRSEARGVNKEELSVDKVVDLLAQSELETQRGASHEVSDITLENLGIITRFDGAYSPTIGGYLIFANSIPQNKSPYDRYVIRCVRYAGSDPSSEIIDSADIKGTLDMLIDDSYKFVLKNISKKAVIIGTKRVEKYEYPEEGIRELIANAIIHRDYKIIETCNQIRIFKDRIEIANPGSLPPGVTVENIKEAQFSRNSMIAARLKDLKYLEEYGRGINIVIKKMQEWNLPSPLFRNSVNSFEAILLGEKYRNLNDRQVKLIDVLLLKSRLTIQDCQKILRGTPRATINSDLKKLRDCEIFITKGASVNTYYELAF; this is encoded by the coding sequence ATGACAGAGAAGGATATTATCAAGAAAGTAAAATATGGGCTAGAGATAGCATCGGAACTTTCCGATCTAGAATTTAAAACAGCTAGTAAAAATATCCCGAATGATATTTGGAGAACAATCTCGGCTTTTTCTAATCGTCGCGGCGGAGGATTAGTTGTTTTTGGTGTCAGTCAAGAAAAAAATGAAATTACTGGTTGCATGAATTTAGATCTTATGCAAACAAAACTTACGGAATATTTTAATGATAAAATGAGTTTTGTCTTGCGACCAGAATATCATGTGATTAAAATCAAGGATAAAATAATTTTGGCAGTTTACATTCCTGAATGTCCAAAAGACTATATGCCATGTTATTTTAAGCCAGTTGGGCTACCAAACGGAGCCTATATTAGAGAGGGAAATACTAGTCGTAGAATTACTGATAACGAATTTCGAACATATGTCGCAACTTCAAAAGAGTTTCAGTTTGATCGTTCTGAAGCTAGGGGTGTTAATAAAGAAGAGCTTTCTGTTGACAAGGTGGTAGATCTTCTTGCGCAGAGTGAGCTGGAAACTCAACGAGGCGCTAGTCACGAAGTTAGCGATATCACTCTTGAAAATCTTGGTATCATTACTCGCTTTGACGGCGCATATAGCCCAACGATTGGTGGCTATTTGATTTTTGCTAATAGTATCCCACAGAACAAGAGTCCTTATGATAGATATGTTATTCGTTGTGTGCGATATGCGGGAAGCGATCCGTCATCGGAAATCATTGATTCTGCTGATATAAAAGGAACACTTGACATGCTAATTGATGATTCATATAAGTTTGTTCTTAAGAATATTTCCAAAAAAGCGGTTATAATTGGAACAAAGCGAGTAGAGAAATACGAATATCCAGAAGAGGGAATTCGTGAATTAATCGCAAATGCTATTATCCATCGTGACTACAAAATTATTGAAACTTGTAACCAAATTAGAATATTTAAAGATAGAATTGAAATTGCAAATCCCGGCTCTCTTCCTCCTGGTGTCACTGTGGAAAACATCAAAGAAGCGCAGTTTAGTCGCAACTCAATGATCGCTGCGAGACTTAAGGATCTCAAATATTTGGAAGAATATGGAAGAGGCATTAATATTGTGATTAAAAAAATGCAAGAATGGAATTTGCCATCACCCTTATTTAGAAACTCAGTTAATAGTTTTGAAGCAATACTTTTAGGAGAAAAATATCGCAATCTTAATGATAGACAGGTGAAATTAATTGACGTATTGTTATTGAAGAGTCGGCTTACTATTCAGGATTGTCAAAAAATACTCAGGGGAACACCGCGAGCTACGATAAATAGTGATTTAAAGAAATTGCGAGATTGCGAGATTTTTATTACAAAGGGTGCTTCAGTAAACACATATTATGAATTGGCTTTCTAG
- a CDS encoding DUF4870 domain-containing protein: protein MDEQKNEAGGQAPTVAPQVNKEDAEKNKAMAIVGYIIPILFFIPLVSDAKNSPFAKFHANQQLNLLLAAIAVNVVGTIIPFLGWFIILPLGSILIIVLAIMGIINSAKGEMKKLPIIGGFELIK from the coding sequence ATGGACGAACAAAAAAATGAGGCTGGCGGGCAAGCTCCTACAGTCGCTCCACAAGTGAATAAGGAAGATGCGGAGAAAAATAAAGCGATGGCGATCGTTGGATACATAATCCCAATTTTGTTTTTTATCCCGTTAGTATCAGATGCCAAAAACAGTCCGTTTGCTAAGTTTCATGCCAACCAACAGCTCAATCTGCTCTTGGCGGCCATTGCAGTAAATGTAGTGGGAACAATTATTCCGTTTCTGGGTTGGTTTATTATTTTGCCACTGGGCTCAATTTTGATCATAGTTTTGGCGATTATGGGCATCATTAATTCTGCCAAGGGAGAGATGAAAAAATTACCGATTATTGGCGGATTTGAATTGATCAAATAG
- the pyk gene encoding pyruvate kinase → MKKTKIVATIGPASDSKEVLKELILAGLNVCRINFSHGTYDSNGKVITMVRELSQELGVPVGIMVDLQGPRIRTVVSEDVEINNGECIWISDVSVGDNFKFQISNFKSISNDQISNKKIMLDWPEIVNDINIGENILIEDGLKRLVVVEKDGKSLVAEVINGGVIKNHKGVNVPDSKLKIGAVTKKDEEDLAYAMSREVDFIALSFVSNGKEIEETREKMRKLLGREDNLPQIVAKIERKEAIKNIDEIISATDVIMVARGDLGIEMDETKVVIYQKEIIAKCIKAVRPVIVATQMLESMIQNPIPTRAEVSDVSNAVIDHTDAVMLSGESANGKFPQKAVATMSQIITDTEDSRFDDLQCATPSDDKDQDYVAIIESAYNLARDSKAKAIVAITVSGLTGRLISHFRPMQNNYVATMSEKVYNQLSMVWGVESYLLENVDKEQLIETMIERLKSEKKIEAGDKVVVVLGRIPGGEKMRLVGIREIN, encoded by the coding sequence ATGAAAAAAACTAAGATAGTAGCGACAATCGGACCAGCCTCTGATTCGAAAGAAGTATTGAAAGAATTAATTTTGGCCGGCCTGAATGTTTGCCGGATCAATTTTTCTCATGGAACCTATGACTCCAATGGTAAGGTGATCACGATGGTGCGGGAACTTTCTCAAGAGTTGGGTGTGCCGGTGGGAATTATGGTTGATCTACAAGGGCCACGAATACGAACGGTCGTGAGTGAGGATGTGGAAATTAACAATGGAGAGTGCATTTGGATTTCAGATGTGTCGGTAGGGGATAATTTCAAATTTCAAATTTCCAATTTCAAATCAATATCAAATGACCAAATTTCCAATAAAAAAATAATGCTCGATTGGCCGGAGATTGTTAATGATATAAATATTGGAGAAAATATTTTAATCGAGGATGGACTAAAGCGCTTAGTGGTAGTTGAAAAAGATGGAAAATCACTCGTAGCAGAAGTGATTAATGGCGGAGTGATTAAAAATCACAAGGGGGTGAATGTGCCTGATTCAAAGCTCAAAATTGGCGCAGTGACCAAAAAGGATGAAGAGGATCTGGCTTACGCAATGAGCCGAGAAGTGGATTTTATTGCTTTGTCTTTTGTGTCTAATGGAAAAGAAATCGAAGAGACGCGGGAAAAAATGCGTAAACTTCTGGGACGTGAGGACAATCTTCCACAAATTGTAGCTAAGATTGAAAGAAAAGAAGCGATCAAAAATATTGATGAAATAATTTCCGCGACTGACGTGATTATGGTGGCGCGCGGAGATTTGGGGATTGAAATGGATGAGACAAAAGTGGTCATCTATCAAAAAGAAATTATCGCTAAATGCATCAAGGCGGTGCGACCGGTGATTGTGGCGACGCAGATGCTCGAATCAATGATCCAAAATCCGATCCCGACGCGGGCGGAAGTTTCTGATGTGTCCAATGCCGTCATTGACCACACTGATGCCGTGATGCTCTCGGGTGAATCGGCCAACGGAAAATTTCCCCAAAAAGCAGTAGCGACGATGAGCCAAATCATAACAGACACGGAAGATTCCCGTTTTGATGATTTGCAGTGCGCCACGCCGAGTGATGACAAAGATCAGGACTATGTCGCCATTATCGAAAGCGCCTATAACCTAGCCAGAGACTCAAAGGCTAAGGCTATTGTCGCCATTACGGTTTCAGGGCTGACGGGAAGGCTTATTTCTCATTTCCGTCCGATGCAAAACAATTATGTTGCCACAATGAGCGAAAAGGTCTATAATCAACTTTCAATGGTCTGGGGGGTAGAAAGCTACCTTCTGGAGAATGTGGACAAGGAGCAACTTATCGAAACGATGATTGAAAGGTTGAAAAGCGAGAAAAAGATCGAGGCGGGGGATAAGGTGGTGGTAGTTCTCGGCAGGATTCCTGGAGGAGAGAAGATGCGGTTGGTGGGGATAAGAGAGATAAATTAA